A single genomic interval of Bradyrhizobium sp. sBnM-33 harbors:
- the gmd gene encoding GDP-mannose 4,6-dehydratase encodes MTAQDSQRRVALITGVTGQDGAYLAEYLLGLGYEVHGIKRRSSSFNTARIDHLYQDPHARNVPFLLHYGDMTDSTNLIRLMQQIRPTEIYNLAAQSHVGVSFESPEYTANADAVGVLRLLEAIRILGMEKETRFYQASTSELYGLVQEVPQKETTPFYPRSPYGVAKLYGYWITVNYREAYGMFACNGILFNHESPIRGETFVTRKITRGVARLEVGLEDTLYLGNLEAKRDWGHAKDYIEGMHAILQADQPDDFVLATGETRSVRELIEVAFAEVGRSIEWHGKGVEETGVDKKSGKTVVRIDPEYFRPTEVDLLIGDASKAREKLGWKPKTPFAQLVKEMVASDLEDARREAAHGKHSL; translated from the coding sequence ATGACGGCTCAGGATTCACAGCGGCGCGTGGCGCTGATCACGGGCGTCACCGGCCAGGACGGTGCCTATCTGGCCGAATATCTGCTTGGCCTCGGCTATGAGGTCCACGGCATCAAGCGGCGGTCGTCCTCGTTCAACACGGCGCGGATCGATCACCTCTACCAGGACCCGCATGCCCGCAACGTGCCGTTCCTGCTGCATTACGGCGACATGACCGACTCGACCAACCTGATCCGGCTGATGCAGCAGATCAGGCCGACCGAGATCTACAACCTCGCTGCCCAGAGCCATGTCGGCGTCAGCTTCGAAAGCCCGGAATACACCGCCAACGCCGACGCGGTCGGCGTTCTGCGCCTGCTCGAGGCGATCCGCATTCTCGGCATGGAAAAGGAGACGCGCTTCTACCAGGCCTCTACGTCGGAATTGTACGGCCTGGTCCAGGAGGTGCCGCAGAAGGAGACCACGCCGTTCTATCCGCGTTCGCCCTACGGGGTCGCAAAACTGTACGGCTACTGGATTACGGTGAATTATCGCGAAGCCTACGGCATGTTCGCTTGCAACGGCATCCTGTTCAACCATGAGAGCCCGATCCGCGGCGAGACCTTTGTCACCCGCAAGATCACGCGCGGCGTTGCCCGCCTCGAGGTGGGGCTTGAGGACACGCTCTATCTCGGCAATCTCGAGGCCAAGCGCGACTGGGGGCATGCGAAGGACTATATCGAGGGCATGCATGCGATCCTGCAGGCGGATCAGCCTGACGATTTCGTGCTCGCCACCGGCGAGACGCGCTCGGTGCGCGAACTGATCGAAGTCGCCTTTGCCGAAGTCGGCCGCAGCATCGAATGGCACGGCAAGGGCGTCGAGGAGACCGGTGTCGACAAGAAGTCCGGCAAGACCGTGGTGCGCATCGATCCGGAGTATTTCCGGCCCACGGAGGTCGACCTTCTGATTGGCGACGCCAGCAAGGCGCGGGAGAAACTGGGCTGGAAGCCCAAGACGCCCTTTGCCCAGCTGGTCAAGGAGATGGTCGCGAGCGACCTCGAAGACGCGCGACGGGAGGCGGCTCATGGTAAGCATTCCCTTTGA
- a CDS encoding LLM class flavin-dependent oxidoreductase — protein MKLGLFYEHQLPRPWEDGSERKLFSDALEQIELADRLRFDHMWAVEHHFLEEYSHSSAPEVFLGAVSQRTKTIRIGHGICLSSPNYNHPARVAERLATLDLISGGRAEWGTGESASLIEMHGFGIEPEQKNAMWREGVEQTANMMTMRPYPGYDGQFFSMPTRNIVPKPVQKPHPPIWMACSRRDSILRAARYGVGALVFGFVEASQAKVWRDEYYQIIKSNECVPIGHSVNANIATLNGMMVHENAEEAMRRGLDGFKFFGYSIAHYAVYGEHRPGRTNLWRRFQAIKDEMKETPGSGSIGQPRSVREHLMGYADAGIDQMIFIQQCGMNKHEHICEALELFAKEVMPALKEREDERVRRKEEELAPYVEAALARKSSMPELHESDIPNVEAIGIVLERCTGKDYASAGGTFADPTRGGAIPMASRESFAKSAKVD, from the coding sequence ATGAAGCTTGGACTGTTTTATGAACACCAGTTGCCGCGTCCTTGGGAGGACGGCAGCGAGCGAAAATTGTTCAGTGATGCGCTGGAGCAGATCGAACTGGCCGATCGGCTTCGATTCGATCACATGTGGGCGGTTGAGCATCATTTCCTCGAGGAGTACTCCCACTCATCCGCACCCGAGGTCTTTCTGGGTGCCGTCTCCCAGCGTACAAAGACTATTCGCATTGGTCACGGCATTTGCCTGTCCTCCCCGAATTACAACCATCCGGCGCGGGTGGCGGAGCGCCTGGCGACGCTCGATCTGATCTCTGGGGGGCGCGCCGAGTGGGGGACCGGAGAATCCGCGTCGCTGATCGAGATGCATGGCTTTGGGATCGAGCCCGAGCAGAAAAATGCCATGTGGCGGGAAGGGGTCGAGCAGACCGCCAATATGATGACGATGCGGCCGTATCCCGGGTACGACGGGCAATTCTTCTCAATGCCGACCCGTAACATCGTGCCAAAGCCGGTCCAGAAGCCGCACCCACCGATCTGGATGGCGTGTTCCCGGCGCGACAGTATTTTGCGTGCCGCGCGTTACGGGGTAGGGGCGCTGGTTTTTGGATTTGTGGAGGCGTCGCAAGCGAAAGTGTGGCGCGACGAGTATTATCAGATCATCAAGTCCAATGAGTGCGTGCCCATTGGGCATTCGGTAAACGCCAATATCGCCACTCTCAACGGTATGATGGTTCATGAGAACGCCGAAGAAGCGATGCGTCGAGGACTCGATGGTTTCAAGTTCTTCGGTTATTCGATCGCGCATTATGCGGTATATGGCGAACACCGTCCTGGGCGCACGAATTTGTGGCGGCGCTTCCAAGCGATCAAGGACGAGATGAAGGAGACGCCAGGCTCAGGCAGCATCGGACAGCCCAGGAGTGTTCGCGAGCATCTCATGGGGTATGCTGATGCCGGTATCGACCAGATGATCTTTATCCAGCAGTGCGGCATGAATAAGCACGAGCATATCTGTGAGGCACTTGAGCTGTTCGCCAAAGAGGTCATGCCTGCTCTGAAAGAGCGGGAAGACGAGCGCGTCCGACGTAAAGAAGAGGAGCTGGCTCCCTACGTAGAGGCGGCACTTGCCCGCAAGTCCTCGATGCCCGAGCTGCACGAGTCGGACATCCCGAATGTCGAGGCGATTGGCATCGTCCTTGAGCGTTGTACAGGTAAGGACTACGCCTCGGCCGGTGGCACCTTCGCGGACCCGACCCGCGGAGGCGCCATTCCGATGGCTTCACGCGAGTCCTTCGCCAAGTCGGCCAAGGTCGACTGA
- a CDS encoding FkbM family methyltransferase, protein MDIGCNDGTDTRKFLELCPQAQLYCFEPDPRAAARFKKNMDLYLDKVKLFEIAVSERNGRVDFHPSNGNGDAKEWDLSGSIRRPKNHLVEHDWVRFDHPISVETRRLDDWCREANLKRIDFIWMDVQGAESDVIAGGKEYLEQHALRLHGMQRPGAL, encoded by the coding sequence TTGGACATCGGCTGCAACGACGGAACCGATACGCGAAAGTTTCTCGAGCTCTGCCCGCAGGCTCAGCTCTACTGCTTTGAGCCAGATCCCCGAGCGGCTGCTCGCTTCAAGAAAAACATGGATCTGTACCTCGACAAAGTGAAGCTATTCGAGATCGCGGTCAGTGAGCGAAATGGCAGGGTCGATTTCCATCCAAGCAATGGAAATGGAGATGCGAAGGAATGGGATCTCTCTGGCTCAATACGCCGACCCAAGAATCATCTCGTGGAACATGACTGGGTTCGGTTTGATCATCCCATCTCAGTTGAAACTCGACGGTTGGATGATTGGTGCCGTGAGGCGAACTTAAAACGCATCGATTTCATCTGGATGGACGTGCAGGGAGCCGAGTCCGATGTGATCGCTGGCGGCAAGGAATACCTTGAGCAACACGCGCTTCGTCTACACGGAATGCAGCGACCAGGAGCTCTATGA
- a CDS encoding 4'-phosphopantetheinyl transferase produces the protein MLGNVSLRRRREFAWGRHHAHEVLRKLGFAPVPILSRVDRAPLWPSGVVGSISHSSSDCGAVAGKSNTVLALGLDIEDHEPLGADLLPLVCTSEEIERKEWSSSRFGPKLFFAIKEAVYKSYAPATGEFLDFQDVSVRTNDQSGVFEAEIVNPEKPTSFGSRTINGIYRPFVGGILALAVRFRGA, from the coding sequence ATGTTGGGGAACGTCTCGCTTCGTCGTCGGCGTGAGTTCGCCTGGGGACGGCATCACGCTCATGAGGTCTTGCGCAAATTGGGTTTCGCTCCTGTTCCGATTTTGTCGAGAGTGGATCGGGCTCCTCTTTGGCCTTCGGGGGTCGTCGGCAGCATTTCCCACTCTTCGTCTGATTGCGGAGCTGTTGCTGGAAAGTCCAACACTGTGCTCGCTCTGGGGTTGGACATTGAAGATCATGAACCGCTAGGTGCGGACCTTTTGCCGCTCGTGTGCACCTCCGAGGAAATCGAACGTAAGGAGTGGTCCAGCAGTCGCTTCGGCCCGAAATTGTTCTTCGCAATAAAGGAAGCCGTATACAAATCATATGCGCCGGCAACTGGTGAATTCTTGGATTTTCAAGATGTCAGTGTCAGGACGAATGATCAGAGCGGGGTCTTCGAGGCTGAGATTGTCAACCCGGAAAAGCCTACTAGTTTCGGCAGTCGAACCATAAATGGAATCTATCGTCCATTTGTTGGAGGAATTCTAGCACTAGCCGTGCGATTTCGAGGCGCGTGA
- a CDS encoding CpaD family pilus assembly lipoprotein, producing MTLRALPHLFVLMASLGGCTSTALINTGPAEQPSMVQQQNSVLVLQSLRGLERYRLRDFIAGASRGRFDALHLDITGSPRLAAQVASEARAMGVAPYNVRLFGPGIDRPVGFAVRIEAIVYEARPPVCPSLSIIGPSVNDNSFDQTLGCSTRNNLGVMVNDPSDLLDNRAVMATKGDRAATPVATYGSMGRRNKSDLEDGIGNRSSPEAGSTATRDIQSPR from the coding sequence ATGACTTTACGAGCCCTGCCCCATCTGTTCGTTCTGATGGCGAGCCTAGGCGGCTGCACAAGCACTGCTCTGATCAACACGGGGCCGGCTGAACAACCAAGCATGGTGCAGCAGCAGAACAGTGTCTTGGTGCTGCAGAGCCTTCGTGGCCTCGAGCGGTATCGACTGAGGGATTTCATTGCCGGCGCCAGTCGCGGTCGGTTTGATGCGCTCCATCTCGATATCACCGGCTCGCCCCGGCTCGCCGCGCAGGTAGCCAGCGAGGCCCGCGCAATGGGCGTCGCGCCTTACAACGTCCGCCTGTTCGGCCCTGGCATCGACCGGCCTGTCGGCTTCGCGGTGCGAATCGAGGCCATTGTCTATGAAGCACGTCCTCCCGTATGTCCGTCCCTTTCGATCATTGGTCCTTCGGTTAACGATAATTCGTTCGACCAGACGCTAGGCTGCTCAACCCGTAACAATCTGGGCGTCATGGTCAACGATCCGAGCGACCTGCTGGACAATAGAGCTGTTATGGCAACAAAAGGTGATCGTGCCGCCACTCCTGTTGCCACATATGGGTCCATGGGGCGACGCAACAAGAGCGACTTGGAAGATGGAATTGGCAACAGGTCCTCGCCAGAAGCCGGGTCAACGGCGACGAGGGATATACAGTCGCCTCGATAG
- a CDS encoding DUF3363 domain-containing protein, translating to MAIAKFNLLIAEVRAALERLIDGLADLGLAHRHGYKVERPRRRELDTGSRLAEDMGLAYCPLMQVGRLRGIYRRRLSIASGRFAMMASFSVQLVPRPFARARIEQLRERHSRSRQR from the coding sequence ATGGCGATCGCGAAATTCAACTTACTTATTGCCGAGGTCCGCGCGGCACTCGAGCGGCTGATCGATGGGCTGGCAGACCTTGGACTTGCCCACCGCCACGGCTACAAGGTTGAGCGCCCGCGCCGCCGTGAGCTCGACACCGGAAGCCGTCTCGCCGAGGATATGGGCCTTGCGTATTGCCCGCTGATGCAGGTGGGTAGATTGCGGGGGATCTATCGCCGAAGATTGTCGATCGCCTCGGGGCGCTTTGCCATGATGGCATCATTCTCGGTTCAGCTCGTGCCCCGCCCCTTCGCTCGAGCACGAATTGAGCAACTACGTGAGCGGCATAGCCGGTCCCGGCAGCGTTGA
- a CDS encoding response regulator transcription factor, giving the protein MRTLLVDHDADLARAVQGALSDCGFAVDVAGTLDEAATALDYAKYDVLLLELALPDGNGLDWLKRLRRDGHLMPAMVMSSRNDLDRRIAIFNGGADDFLPKPVSTDELIARMRAILRRSTQMTAPVVVFGNLKFDPIARQVSVGGRPLKIARREVCILEHLLSRAGRAVPRASLEDSLYAFDNEVSTNALEVAIYRLRGHLNQSGATLRITTARGVGYILELNSAASAA; this is encoded by the coding sequence ATGCGAACGCTACTGGTTGATCATGATGCGGACCTTGCGCGCGCTGTGCAAGGAGCGCTCTCGGATTGCGGTTTCGCCGTTGATGTGGCGGGCACGCTGGATGAGGCGGCGACCGCTCTCGACTACGCCAAGTACGACGTTCTCCTGCTCGAGTTGGCCCTACCGGATGGAAACGGCCTGGACTGGCTGAAGCGGTTGAGACGCGACGGACATTTGATGCCTGCCATGGTGATGAGCAGCCGCAATGATCTCGATAGGCGGATCGCCATTTTCAATGGTGGTGCAGACGATTTTCTGCCCAAGCCCGTGTCTACTGATGAACTCATCGCTCGGATGCGAGCCATTCTGAGGCGATCAACGCAAATGACAGCCCCCGTCGTTGTGTTTGGCAATCTAAAATTCGATCCGATCGCCCGGCAAGTTTCAGTTGGTGGTCGGCCGCTAAAGATTGCACGCCGCGAAGTGTGCATTCTTGAGCATCTGCTCAGCCGCGCAGGCCGCGCCGTGCCACGCGCGTCGCTGGAGGATAGCCTCTATGCGTTTGACAACGAGGTCTCTACCAATGCACTTGAAGTCGCAATCTATCGCTTGCGCGGTCATTTGAATCAGTCTGGTGCGACGCTACGGATCACAACCGCACGCGGCGTCGGCTATATCCTTGAATTGAACAGCGCGGCATCGGCCGCGTAG
- a CDS encoding type II and III secretion system protein family protein produces MVASALWSAVCPSLSHLLCAVALLSPLTSAAQTTRDARGGPPRAAPSSINGTLVLSSSLGKTIHLPGPAASIFVADPTIADYQAPSNTTIFVFGKKSGRTSLFALNDNGEALAEFRVIVKDPIEDLRAMLKAQVGDYPIQVSYTPRGAILNGTAPNADVVATAVRVTEQFLGPGALVFNKIQVAGSLQVNLSVRVAEVSRSAMKELGINLSALGQNGTFFFSSGKGAGSGTASGGGKAGIGFSAGSINVGAVLDALASEHLASVLAEPNLTAMSGESARFLAGGEFPIPVMQDNRQVSIEFRHYGVSLDFVPTVLNNNQINVRVKPEVSEISKVGEVKVNGMAVPALSTRRAETVIELGSGQSFVIGGLIRRNFSTDISTFPWLGDLPILGALFRSSSFQKQETELVIIVTPYIVRPASNPNRMSAPADRIGPPSDMGRALTNTLASPPRGRDAPRTSVPGATGGAGFIIE; encoded by the coding sequence ATCGTCGCTAGCGCCCTGTGGTCTGCCGTTTGTCCTTCTCTTTCCCACCTCCTGTGCGCGGTCGCTTTGCTATCGCCACTAACTTCCGCAGCTCAGACGACGCGGGACGCTAGAGGGGGGCCGCCGCGCGCGGCTCCTAGCAGCATCAATGGGACGCTGGTCCTTTCCTCCTCGCTCGGCAAGACAATTCATCTGCCCGGGCCGGCGGCGAGCATCTTTGTTGCCGACCCGACGATCGCGGATTATCAAGCGCCATCGAACACGACCATCTTCGTCTTTGGCAAGAAGTCAGGACGGACCAGCCTGTTCGCTTTGAACGACAATGGGGAAGCTCTCGCCGAGTTTCGTGTTATCGTCAAGGACCCGATCGAGGATCTGCGTGCCATGCTGAAGGCCCAGGTCGGCGACTATCCGATCCAAGTCAGCTATACCCCCCGCGGCGCGATCCTTAACGGTACGGCTCCCAATGCCGATGTCGTCGCCACTGCCGTGAGGGTCACAGAGCAGTTTCTCGGTCCGGGTGCGCTGGTCTTCAATAAAATTCAGGTCGCCGGATCGTTACAGGTCAATCTGAGCGTTCGCGTAGCGGAGGTCTCACGCAGCGCCATGAAGGAGCTCGGCATCAACCTCTCCGCTTTGGGTCAGAATGGCACTTTTTTCTTTAGCAGCGGCAAAGGTGCTGGTTCCGGCACGGCTAGCGGCGGCGGCAAGGCAGGTATCGGCTTCAGCGCCGGTAGTATCAACGTCGGCGCTGTTCTCGACGCGCTCGCCAGCGAGCACCTCGCTTCCGTACTGGCTGAACCGAATCTCACCGCAATGTCCGGTGAGTCCGCGCGCTTCCTGGCGGGCGGCGAATTTCCAATTCCGGTCATGCAGGACAACCGACAGGTTTCGATCGAATTTCGTCACTATGGAGTGAGCCTCGACTTCGTCCCGACTGTTCTTAACAACAATCAAATCAATGTCCGCGTGAAACCTGAGGTCAGCGAGATTTCGAAAGTAGGTGAGGTCAAAGTGAACGGTATGGCCGTGCCTGCCCTCTCTACGAGGCGTGCGGAGACCGTTATCGAGCTTGGGAGCGGACAAAGCTTCGTAATAGGCGGGCTAATCAGGCGTAACTTCAGCACGGATATCAGTACTTTTCCTTGGTTAGGCGACCTGCCCATTCTCGGTGCACTGTTTCGCTCTTCGTCCTTTCAGAAGCAGGAGACGGAGCTCGTTATTATTGTCACGCCTTACATCGTGCGGCCAGCATCGAACCCGAACCGGATGAGCGCCCCCGCCGACCGCATCGGACCGCCCTCAGATATGGGGCGCGCCTTGACGAACACGTTGGCAAGCCCGCCGCGAGGCCGCGACGCTCCGCGCACCAGTGTACCAGGCGCGACAGGCGGCGCCGGCTTTATTATCGAATGA
- a CDS encoding EscU/YscU/HrcU family type III secretion system export apparatus switch protein produces the protein MSGSSEEKKLPPTPKKLKDARKKGQSPRSTDLVSAVSVCAGFGCLWLRAGLIETKWYETVRLIDKLQGQPFTSAVQQALGGLIELFLAAVGPFLGAGVAAGILAGVLANGGLNVSFESLKPKFEKLDPMKGLKRIASKRSLIELSKSLLKVCVLGASLLFTVIASWKALVYLPTCGRGCLNFVFTEIKLLTEIAAGAFLIAGLADLLIQRWLFLQDMRMTETEAKRESKEQQGNPQVKREHRRLRQETANEPPLGVHRATLIVTGQAILIGLRYIRGETGVPIVVCRGEGELASRLLSEAQSLRLSIVQDPALARQLIRNARLGNVVPGKCFEGVARALYSAGLV, from the coding sequence ATGAGTGGCTCGAGCGAAGAGAAGAAGCTCCCCCCCACTCCCAAGAAGCTAAAAGATGCGCGCAAGAAAGGGCAGAGTCCGCGCAGCACCGATTTGGTCAGCGCAGTCAGTGTTTGCGCCGGTTTCGGCTGCCTCTGGTTAAGAGCGGGCCTCATTGAGACCAAGTGGTATGAAACGGTACGGCTAATCGACAAACTGCAGGGGCAGCCGTTCACAAGCGCGGTCCAGCAGGCGCTGGGCGGCTTGATCGAACTGTTTCTTGCGGCCGTTGGTCCATTCCTCGGGGCCGGTGTTGCCGCTGGTATTCTAGCGGGAGTCCTGGCCAACGGTGGATTAAACGTCTCTTTCGAGTCCTTAAAGCCGAAATTCGAGAAATTGGATCCCATGAAGGGGCTCAAGCGGATTGCGTCTAAGCGGTCGCTCATTGAACTCTCGAAGTCGCTTCTTAAGGTGTGCGTTCTCGGCGCAAGCTTGCTATTCACGGTTATCGCAAGTTGGAAGGCGCTGGTATACTTGCCAACCTGCGGTAGGGGATGTCTCAACTTCGTGTTCACTGAGATCAAATTGCTGACCGAAATTGCTGCCGGTGCTTTTCTGATCGCCGGATTGGCCGATCTTCTTATCCAGCGCTGGTTGTTTTTACAGGACATGCGCATGACGGAGACCGAGGCCAAACGCGAGTCCAAAGAACAGCAGGGCAATCCGCAGGTCAAACGAGAACACCGTCGCCTTCGTCAGGAGACGGCGAACGAGCCTCCGCTTGGCGTGCATCGCGCTACATTGATAGTGACAGGACAAGCGATCTTGATTGGGCTTCGCTACATTCGTGGCGAGACCGGCGTGCCGATCGTGGTTTGCCGTGGTGAGGGCGAACTTGCCTCACGACTGCTTTCTGAGGCGCAGTCGCTGCGCCTCAGCATTGTCCAGGATCCAGCCTTGGCGCGGCAGCTCATCCGGAATGCCAGGCTGGGCAACGTCGTTCCTGGGAAGTGCTTTGAAGGAGTTGCGAGAGCGCTCTATTCCGCCGGGCTGGTCTAG
- a CDS encoding GDP-L-fucose synthase family protein yields the protein MVSIPFELKGKTVYVAGHRGMVGSALARRLGREDVELLTTTRNEVDLRDQGAVNRWFAAHRPQVVFLAAGKVGGIVANNTLRAEFLYDNLAIAANVIHAAHVHGAEKLMFLGSSCIYPKLAPQPLRGDSMLTGPLEPTNEPYAIAKIAGIKMVEAYRSQYGTDFINVMPTNLYGPGDNYHPEYSHVVAALIRRFHEAKASGASEVAVWGTGTPRREFLYVDDLADACIHLMKTYSDDELVNIGTGEDTTIAEFARVAAATVGYTGEISFDTSRPDGTPRKLLDVCHLTALGWRARTSLREGIALAYRAYLNESHRSRQSSPPRAEQASVIRDP from the coding sequence ATGGTAAGCATTCCCTTTGAGCTGAAGGGCAAGACCGTCTACGTCGCCGGCCATCGCGGCATGGTCGGTTCCGCACTGGCGCGCCGGCTGGGGCGTGAAGATGTCGAACTGCTGACAACGACCCGCAATGAGGTCGATCTGCGTGATCAGGGGGCGGTCAACCGGTGGTTCGCCGCCCACCGACCGCAGGTCGTATTTCTGGCGGCAGGCAAGGTCGGCGGCATCGTCGCCAACAACACGCTGCGCGCAGAATTCCTCTACGACAATCTGGCGATTGCGGCGAACGTGATCCATGCCGCGCATGTCCATGGCGCCGAGAAACTGATGTTTCTCGGCTCCTCCTGCATCTACCCCAAGCTGGCGCCGCAGCCGCTGCGCGGGGATTCCATGTTGACCGGCCCACTGGAGCCGACCAACGAGCCATATGCGATTGCGAAGATCGCCGGTATCAAGATGGTGGAGGCCTATCGGAGCCAGTATGGCACCGACTTCATCAATGTGATGCCGACCAATCTCTATGGCCCCGGAGACAATTATCATCCCGAATATAGCCACGTCGTGGCTGCGTTGATCCGCCGTTTCCATGAGGCGAAGGCATCCGGCGCCAGCGAGGTCGCGGTCTGGGGCACCGGCACGCCACGGCGCGAATTCCTCTATGTCGACGACCTCGCGGACGCCTGCATCCATTTGATGAAGACCTATTCGGATGACGAACTAGTCAATATCGGCACCGGCGAGGACACCACGATTGCCGAATTCGCCCGTGTCGCGGCCGCAACTGTCGGCTATACCGGCGAGATCAGCTTTGACACCTCGCGCCCCGACGGCACGCCGCGCAAGCTGCTCGATGTCTGCCATCTCACCGCGCTCGGCTGGCGAGCCCGCACCTCGCTGAGGGAGGGCATTGCGTTGGCGTACCGGGCATATCTAAACGAGAGCCACAGGTCGCGGCAGAGTAGTCCTCCGCGTGCCGAACAAGCGAGCGTGATCCGGGACCCATAA